A DNA window from Clostridia bacterium contains the following coding sequences:
- a CDS encoding DUF5050 domain-containing protein produces MIKNFVFIPLMIMLLSACNPAEAPKSAGDYYIENSSLNMYSVPLVQIGNTIYFPDADEKGTPILKGCIAAEEFTVCELPGSASNLNVKDKNTLLFLDDTNHQICTVDLTTKEIWQICDVEEDCSKVLLKDGFVYYLTNLHDTYDMFRIDLLSGERIKMPEEVWGTYDISDEYLWYYTVEHEGGKIKKQNLKDLSQAAETIYVFSKTSAMATYLSVIDDEVFFLGGSTLYAVNSDGQRRTVAENVVFYNYAGGYIYYVNHADCNTLYRVKTNGSNHEKIFDKNASFITVLYDSLCCINLESWYQIDLETLDVITCVNYRNFTLN; encoded by the coding sequence ATGATAAAGAATTTTGTATTTATACCATTGATGATAATGCTTCTGTCTGCGTGCAATCCCGCAGAAGCACCAAAGAGTGCCGGTGACTACTACATAGAAAATTCTTCATTGAATATGTATAGTGTTCCATTGGTACAAATTGGGAATACTATATATTTTCCTGATGCAGATGAAAAGGGTACACCGATATTAAAAGGATGCATTGCTGCGGAAGAATTTACGGTGTGCGAGTTGCCCGGCTCAGCATCGAATTTAAATGTTAAAGACAAAAACACCTTGCTGTTCCTTGATGATACGAATCATCAGATTTGTACGGTGGATTTGACAACCAAAGAAATCTGGCAGATATGTGACGTGGAAGAAGACTGCAGTAAAGTTTTGTTAAAAGATGGCTTTGTATATTATCTGACAAATTTGCACGATACATACGATATGTTCAGAATTGATTTGCTTAGTGGTGAGAGAATAAAAATGCCCGAAGAGGTGTGGGGAACGTATGATATATCTGACGAATATTTATGGTACTATACAGTAGAGCATGAAGGTGGCAAAATCAAAAAGCAAAATTTAAAAGATTTAAGCCAAGCGGCAGAAACGATTTATGTATTTTCTAAAACATCAGCCATGGCAACCTATTTATCGGTCATAGACGATGAGGTGTTTTTCTTGGGTGGCTCAACCTTATATGCCGTAAACAGCGACGGACAACGCCGAACAGTGGCAGAAAATGTTGTGTTTTATAACTATGCCGGCGGTTATATTTATTATGTAAATCATGCCGACTGTAATACCTTGTATCGCGTAAAAACGAATGGCTCAAATCATGAAAAGATTTTTGATAAAAACGCATCATTTATTACGGTTTTGTATGATTCATTATGTTGTATTAATCTTGAGAGTTGGTATCAAATCGATTTAGAAACGCTGGATGTGATAACGTGTGTTAATTACCGGAATTTCACATTAAATTGA
- a CDS encoding DUF4829 domain-containing protein: MFGKRTIIAIGGFLAVVLLVFVFIKFFTDYKKQDLTVYQTNLVNLSAEEMLYEHFKMINQKNVPKIKETLRSKEWDFEKNELDHLESIKIIELKPLDKETNDYSKMFSGNAEVMVYDVIYVVQYKNSQPQSDGMYTWRYYLSKRTAEEPWLIDSYGFF, from the coding sequence GTGTTTGGGAAGAGGACTATTATTGCAATAGGTGGCTTTCTGGCTGTTGTTCTTTTAGTTTTTGTTTTCATAAAATTCTTTACTGATTATAAGAAACAAGATTTAACAGTTTATCAAACCAACCTGGTGAATTTAAGTGCTGAAGAAATGCTATACGAACATTTTAAAATGATAAATCAAAAGAATGTACCTAAAATTAAAGAGACATTACGTTCAAAAGAATGGGATTTTGAAAAAAATGAACTGGATCATTTGGAAAGTATAAAAATTATTGAGTTAAAACCGCTTGATAAAGAAACGAACGATTATTCAAAAATGTTTTCGGGCAATGCGGAGGTGATGGTTTATGATGTAATATATGTTGTTCAATATAAGAATAGCCAACCTCAAAGTGATGGTATGTATACTTGGAGATATTATTTGTCTAAAAGAACTGCAGAGGAACCGTGGTTAATTGATAGTTATGGTTTTTTCTAA